From Mauremys mutica isolate MM-2020 ecotype Southern chromosome 15, ASM2049712v1, whole genome shotgun sequence, one genomic window encodes:
- the LOC123350567 gene encoding leukocyte immunoglobulin-like receptor subfamily B member 3: MASALTVLFLGREFLKPTIRVSPSRVVALGGSVTIRCEGRYPGMEFILHKAGHPNLEVQLVPDGTVAEFPIPSVSREDGGSYTCDYRSITEPHRWSYPSDPVEIIVAGAVAVRCRGQRRGVRFVLNKEQRHFPPVDSDGLGVEFPISNVNREDGGSYSCSYHSRLEPFAVSYPSDHVELVVRAAPLGRPDFTNTNIARLALGAAVLLVLGLILAEACYSRPRGAP, encoded by the exons ATGGCATCTGCTCTCACCGTCCTCTTCCTCG GGCGTGAATTTCTCAAACCCACCATCCGGGTGagccccagcagggtggtggcgCTCGGGGGAAGCGTCACCATCCGCTGTGAGGGTCGGTACCCGGGCATGGAGTTCATTCTGCATAAAGCTGGACACCCGAACCTGGAGGTGCAGTTGGTGCCTGATGGGACCGTGGCTGAATTTCCCATCCCCAGTGTCAGCCGGGAAGATGGAGGGAGCTACACCTGCGACTATCGCTCCATAACAGAACCACATCGCTGGTCGTATCCCAGCGACCCCGTCGAGATcattgtagcag GAGCCGTGGCCGTTCGGTGTCGGGGGCAGCGCCGGGGCGTGCGGTTCGTGCTGAATAAAGAGCAACGTCATTTCCCACCTGTGGATTCGGATGGTTTGGGGGTTGAGTTTCCCATCAGCAACGTGAACCGGGAGGACggcgggagctacagctgctcctaTCACAGCAGATTGGAGCCGTTCGCCGTGTCGTACCCCAGCGACCacgtggagctggtggtgagag cagcccccctgGGGCGCCCGGATTTCACCAACACCAACATCGCCCGCCTGGCGCTGGGCGCCGCGGTCCTGCTCGTCCTGGGGCTGATCCTGGCCGAGGCCTGTTACAGCCGCCCGAGGGGGGCGCCCTAG